From one Leptospira kanakyensis genomic stretch:
- the trxA gene encoding thioredoxin — translation MALTEVTDANFKAETAKGVVLVDCWAEWCGPCRMVAPVLDELSQEMADIKITKLNVDFNQKTAQELGIQSIPTLLLYKDGVLVDKAIGALPKPQIKKFIENHK, via the coding sequence ATGGCACTTACGGAAGTCACTGACGCCAATTTCAAAGCAGAAACTGCTAAAGGCGTTGTACTCGTGGATTGTTGGGCGGAATGGTGCGGACCTTGTCGAATGGTAGCTCCTGTTCTTGATGAATTATCGCAAGAAATGGCTGATATCAAAATTACAAAGCTAAACGTTGATTTCAATCAGAAGACTGCGCAGGAATTGGGAATCCAATCGATCCCTACTCTTCTTCTTTACAAAGACGGAGTTTTAGTGGATAAAGCAATTGGCGCTTTACCAAAACCGCAAATTAAAAAATTTATAGAAAATCACAAGTAG
- a CDS encoding cAMP/cGMP-dependent 3',5'-cyclic-AMP/GMP phosphodiesterase, with amino-acid sequence MVSSEPNGFTALPRGGYLVDTSEGYIQIGSPPETIKDTMGLEKKTPLVFVLPNKFFHVEKGISIAELEFPIYFNFFFRGGKKTFIVCSPEQKEQLTIVLGESLMGPQELNLASEFIDGTESFGFPDIKAEMAHFRSYKTMEEVVEFVLFDEHHKAQFGKITIEQLPSNEFLIVDGDKKIKTPGEVDFHVKYDIGKRLEEPFQPPLIGITCLGPSHGFDPTDNTSGFIIWLNGQGIMVDPPVNSTEWLRESNVNPKFINSIILTHCHADHDAGTFQKILEESKITIYATATVMESFLKKYCSLTKIPRREITDLFDFIPVVIGRPTIINGGEFYFHYALHSIPSVGFEFFFQDQSFYYTSDHLNDPDAFEEMYKKGVFPETRYQFLKDFPWDRKIIYHEAGVPPLHTKISYLASLPEEVQKRITVYHIAAKDMPEGNHLTLAKFGIENTLYPEITPPKHQEAFQLLEILSQIDIFSGFPIEKAKEFLQIVKEEKFRRGEQIIKKGTHGDRFFIIASGNVRFEGLSGDPTAVKRYGTYEYFGEASLILDTARQADVFAETDVLALTIEKTRFFQFIRGSKLHENLTKLNSIRETNTWKTLTESQTFRGLTSYQVTQLELILKLETVKKEAALIEEGHTFHNAFIVRSGTVVVMQNHKTIRELGAGDFVGEIYSLTKNLPSNFSFIAWPGTELYVLSEEDAIQYIKKNPGVYMKLNTVYN; translated from the coding sequence ATGGTCAGTTCTGAACCGAATGGTTTTACCGCTCTCCCTAGAGGGGGATATTTAGTCGATACATCCGAAGGGTACATCCAAATTGGATCCCCTCCGGAAACAATTAAAGACACCATGGGGCTCGAAAAGAAGACCCCGCTGGTGTTTGTCCTCCCCAATAAATTCTTCCATGTCGAAAAAGGGATCTCCATAGCGGAGTTAGAATTCCCCATTTACTTTAACTTCTTCTTTCGCGGTGGCAAAAAAACATTTATTGTTTGTTCTCCCGAACAAAAAGAACAGCTAACGATTGTTCTCGGGGAATCTCTTATGGGACCACAAGAACTGAACCTTGCTTCTGAGTTTATTGATGGAACGGAAAGTTTTGGTTTCCCTGATATCAAAGCAGAAATGGCACATTTCCGAAGTTACAAAACGATGGAAGAAGTGGTTGAGTTCGTTTTATTCGATGAACACCACAAAGCCCAGTTTGGAAAGATCACTATCGAACAACTTCCCTCCAATGAATTTCTCATTGTGGATGGAGATAAAAAAATCAAAACTCCTGGAGAGGTCGACTTCCATGTGAAGTATGATATTGGAAAAAGGTTAGAAGAACCTTTCCAACCCCCTCTCATCGGGATCACCTGCCTTGGGCCTTCCCATGGTTTTGATCCGACAGACAACACTTCTGGTTTTATCATCTGGCTCAATGGCCAAGGGATTATGGTGGATCCACCGGTAAACTCGACCGAGTGGTTACGAGAATCCAATGTAAATCCCAAGTTTATCAACTCCATCATCCTCACCCACTGCCATGCCGACCATGATGCGGGAACCTTCCAAAAGATCTTAGAAGAATCCAAAATCACGATCTATGCAACCGCCACTGTTATGGAATCTTTCCTTAAAAAATACTGTAGTCTAACAAAGATTCCGCGCCGTGAAATCACTGACCTATTTGATTTTATTCCTGTTGTGATTGGAAGGCCTACCATCATCAATGGTGGTGAGTTTTATTTTCATTATGCTCTCCATTCCATTCCTTCCGTGGGATTCGAATTTTTTTTCCAAGACCAGTCTTTCTATTATACTTCGGACCATTTGAATGATCCAGATGCCTTTGAAGAAATGTATAAAAAAGGTGTATTCCCTGAAACTAGATACCAGTTCTTAAAAGACTTTCCTTGGGATCGTAAAATCATTTACCACGAAGCAGGTGTTCCTCCTCTGCATACAAAGATAAGTTACCTCGCCTCTTTGCCGGAAGAAGTACAAAAACGAATCACTGTATACCATATTGCTGCCAAAGATATGCCAGAAGGAAACCACCTTACACTTGCTAAGTTTGGAATTGAAAATACACTTTATCCGGAAATCACTCCTCCCAAACACCAAGAGGCATTCCAACTTTTAGAAATCCTCTCGCAAATCGATATTTTCTCTGGATTCCCGATCGAGAAGGCCAAAGAATTTTTACAGATTGTAAAAGAAGAGAAGTTTCGGCGCGGAGAACAGATCATCAAAAAAGGAACCCACGGCGACCGATTTTTTATCATCGCTTCAGGGAACGTTCGTTTTGAAGGACTTTCTGGCGATCCAACAGCCGTCAAACGGTATGGAACTTACGAATATTTTGGTGAAGCCTCTTTAATTTTGGATACGGCACGCCAAGCAGACGTGTTTGCAGAAACGGATGTCCTGGCTCTTACCATTGAAAAAACAAGATTCTTTCAGTTCATTCGCGGATCCAAACTCCACGAAAACCTAACCAAACTGAATAGCATCCGAGAAACCAATACCTGGAAAACTCTGACGGAATCCCAAACCTTCCGAGGCCTTACCAGCTACCAAGTCACCCAACTCGAACTCATCTTAAAACTGGAAACCGTGAAAAAGGAAGCAGCCTTGATTGAAGAAGGCCATACCTTCCACAACGCGTTTATCGTCAGATCGGGGACGGTTGTGGTCATGCAAAACCACAAAACCATCCGGGAACTGGGTGCAGGCGACTTTGTCGGGGAAATTTATTCCCTCACCAAAAATCTCCCGTCCAATTTTAGTTTCATTGCCTGGCCGGGAACAGAACTCTATGTCCTTTCCGAAGAAGATGCCATCCAATACATCAAGAAAAATCCTGGTGTCTACATGAAGCTGAACACTGTTTATAATTGA
- a CDS encoding acyl-CoA dehydrogenase family protein, with protein sequence MERILPFTEEHHQFREMARKFFETEVKPHHEEWEKNHIVPKEVWRKAGDNGLLCPDVPTEYGGSGADFLYNIIIIEESSRVGNSGFFISLHNDVIAPYISTYANDEQKKRWLPKCASGESILAVAMTEPGAGSDLKSLRTSAVDMGDHFVVNGQKTFISNGQLADLIITAVKHDNGTISLVMIEEGMKGFERGRNLDKIGLKAQDTSELYFNDVIVPKSNLIGKQGQGFRYLMQKLAQERLVLSVAAVEATRLVQSLTLQYIKERKAFGQKIGSFQNTKFKMAEMATELEMAQVFCDKVVMEHMKGENTTAEASMCKWYTTEMQKRHTDECLQFFGGYGYMMEYPIARAYLDARIQTIYAGTTEIMKEIIGRSLGL encoded by the coding sequence ATGGAGCGTATCCTCCCCTTTACTGAAGAACACCATCAATTCCGCGAGATGGCTCGGAAATTTTTTGAAACAGAAGTAAAACCACACCACGAAGAATGGGAAAAAAACCATATCGTGCCCAAAGAAGTCTGGAGAAAGGCAGGTGACAACGGCCTACTCTGCCCCGATGTTCCCACAGAATACGGCGGTTCTGGTGCCGACTTTCTCTACAACATCATCATCATCGAAGAATCTTCTCGCGTTGGAAATAGCGGATTTTTTATCTCCCTCCATAACGACGTGATCGCTCCTTATATCTCTACATACGCAAACGATGAACAAAAGAAACGTTGGCTTCCCAAATGTGCTTCGGGTGAATCCATCCTTGCGGTTGCGATGACTGAGCCTGGTGCCGGATCTGACCTTAAATCTTTGCGTACAAGTGCCGTTGATATGGGTGATCATTTTGTGGTGAATGGACAAAAAACATTTATCTCCAATGGACAACTTGCTGACCTTATCATCACTGCGGTGAAACACGACAACGGAACCATTTCCCTTGTGATGATTGAAGAAGGAATGAAAGGTTTTGAAAGAGGACGTAACCTAGATAAAATCGGACTCAAAGCCCAAGACACTTCTGAATTGTATTTCAACGATGTGATTGTTCCCAAATCAAACCTCATCGGCAAACAAGGACAAGGTTTTCGTTACCTAATGCAAAAACTAGCACAAGAACGTTTGGTGCTTTCAGTGGCTGCCGTGGAAGCAACAAGGCTTGTCCAATCCTTAACCCTCCAATACATCAAAGAAAGAAAAGCCTTTGGTCAAAAGATTGGGTCTTTCCAAAATACAAAATTCAAAATGGCGGAAATGGCAACGGAACTAGAAATGGCACAAGTGTTCTGCGATAAAGTGGTCATGGAACATATGAAAGGCGAAAACACAACTGCAGAAGCCTCTATGTGTAAATGGTACACTACAGAGATGCAAAAACGCCATACCGATGAGTGTTTACAATTCTTTGGTGGATACGGTTATATGATGGAATATCCAATTGCAAGAGCTTACCTCGATGCAAGGATCCAAACCATCTATGCAGGAACTACTGAGATTATGAAAGAAATCATTGGTCGCAGTTTAGGACTTTAG
- a CDS encoding nucleotidyltransferase domain-containing protein, with protein MISPEIRKKIETKLALIEIEFNVEILFAIESGSRAWGFESLDSDYDVRFIYKHQTDWYLSVLPERDVIEIPIQELMDYSGWDLKKAFFLMNKSNPVLFEWLRSPIIYKKNEEFYKIFFEISKEYFSPIGTVYHYLKMASRNYREYLKKDTVKVKKYFYVLRPLLACHWVEQKQSSPPMEFEVLLNEVLTDNIVKKEITELLFKKRNGIELGEEKRIDSLNLYIENNIEHFENLVSNFDPAHKPEAESINLAFQKILGLGKNLTQNQIKY; from the coding sequence ATGATATCACCAGAAATAAGAAAGAAAATTGAAACGAAACTAGCATTGATAGAAATTGAATTTAATGTTGAAATCCTCTTTGCAATTGAATCCGGTTCAAGAGCTTGGGGATTTGAATCATTGGACAGTGATTATGATGTAAGATTTATATATAAACATCAGACGGACTGGTATTTAAGTGTTCTTCCTGAAAGAGATGTAATTGAAATACCGATTCAGGAATTGATGGATTATAGCGGCTGGGACTTGAAAAAAGCATTCTTTCTTATGAATAAATCAAATCCCGTGTTGTTCGAATGGTTACGCTCGCCAATCATCTACAAAAAGAATGAGGAATTTTATAAGATATTCTTTGAAATATCAAAAGAATATTTTTCTCCAATTGGAACGGTTTATCATTATTTAAAAATGGCGAGTAGGAATTACAGAGAATACTTAAAGAAAGATACTGTTAAAGTAAAGAAATACTTTTATGTATTAAGGCCTCTACTTGCATGTCATTGGGTTGAACAAAAACAAAGTTCACCACCCATGGAGTTTGAAGTTCTATTAAATGAAGTTTTGACGGACAATATAGTTAAAAAGGAAATAACGGAACTACTTTTCAAAAAAAGAAATGGAATAGAATTAGGTGAAGAAAAAAGAATCGATTCACTCAATTTATATATCGAAAACAACATTGAACATTTCGAAAATCTAGTCTCGAACTTTGATCCAGCTCATAAACCAGAAGCAGAAAGTATCAATTTAGCATTCCAGAAAATCCTCGGACTAGGCAAAAACCTAACCCAAAATCAGATAAAATATTGA
- a CDS encoding antitoxin codes for MKNVTFRVEDDRLIEKAKLKATSINRSLNDLFIEWLKNFSNENGENFNYKKYLAKFKHIKIEKKFSRDEMNER; via the coding sequence ATGAAAAATGTTACGTTTAGAGTAGAAGATGATAGGCTTATAGAAAAAGCAAAACTGAAAGCTACATCAATCAATCGTTCATTAAATGATTTATTTATTGAGTGGTTAAAAAACTTTTCCAACGAAAATGGAGAGAATTTTAACTACAAAAAATACTTAGCCAAATTCAAACACATCAAAATAGAAAAGAAATTCTCACGTGATGAAATGAATGAAAGATAA
- a CDS encoding PIN domain-containing protein, with protein sequence MKDKFFLDTNIILYQFSNDIQKKNRAIDILDEATNSNKYTISYQVIQEFSNVALNKNKGYFSIKELKKYIEDILIPLCKFFPDPSFYIDSLKVKEKYKFSYYDSLIINAALKLKCSKLYSEDLQANQKIENLEIINPFR encoded by the coding sequence ATGAAAGATAAATTTTTTTTAGATACAAATATTATTCTTTATCAGTTTAGTAACGATATTCAAAAGAAAAACAGGGCCATTGATATCTTAGATGAGGCAACAAATTCCAATAAATATACGATTAGTTATCAAGTAATTCAGGAATTTTCAAACGTAGCCCTTAACAAAAACAAGGGATATTTTTCAATCAAAGAATTAAAGAAATATATCGAAGACATTCTAATACCTTTGTGCAAATTTTTTCCAGATCCAAGCTTTTATATCGATTCTCTTAAAGTTAAAGAAAAATATAAATTTAGTTATTATGATTCGCTAATCATAAACGCTGCGCTCAAACTAAAATGTTCAAAATTATACTCTGAAGATCTTCAAGCAAATCAGAAAATCGAAAACTTGGAAATTATCAATCCTTTCAGATAA
- the thiC gene encoding phosphomethylpyrimidine synthase ThiC, whose product METNSTHPIQIPETTITLSNHTKFQSYRTEGMFCIHENEYDYKKGIPKLREPWIQTRESRGDKNFSQLYYAKRDIITEEMMYVAKREGMSPEFVLNEVKIGRAIIPSNKRHTELEPMIIGKKFLVKINANIGNSAILSSIDDEVEKLRWSLHWGADTVMDLSTGKNIHETREWIIRNSPVPIGTVPLYQTLEKVKGKVEDLNIGVFLETLEEQAEQGVDYFTIHAGVLRDYIHLTDKRITGIVSRGGSILAKWCHHHKKENFLYEHFDAISKVMQKYGVSYSLGDGLRPGCINDANDEAQFAELKTLGELTKRAWADDVQVMVEGPGHVPMHLIQENVRLQEEICMEAPFYTLGPLVTDIAPGYDHITSAIGAAMIAWYGTAMLCYVTPKEHLGLPNKQDVKDGVIAYKIAAHAADLAKGHPGAKERDDLLSKARFEFRWEDQFALSLDPELARSYHDESLPQDGMKKAHFCSMCGPHFCSMRLTTDLRKEAEEEVGAAESKE is encoded by the coding sequence ATGGAAACAAATTCCACCCATCCCATTCAAATCCCAGAAACAACCATTACACTATCGAACCATACTAAATTTCAATCCTACCGAACGGAAGGTATGTTTTGTATCCATGAAAATGAATACGATTATAAAAAAGGAATCCCGAAACTGAGAGAACCCTGGATCCAAACACGGGAATCGAGAGGGGATAAGAATTTTTCCCAACTCTATTATGCCAAAAGAGATATCATCACAGAAGAAATGATGTATGTGGCCAAAAGAGAAGGAATGAGTCCAGAGTTTGTTCTCAATGAAGTAAAAATTGGTCGTGCGATCATTCCATCAAACAAACGTCATACGGAACTCGAACCTATGATCATTGGGAAAAAGTTTTTAGTAAAAATCAATGCCAATATTGGAAATTCTGCGATCCTTTCTTCCATTGATGATGAAGTAGAAAAACTTCGTTGGTCACTCCACTGGGGAGCGGACACAGTGATGGATCTTTCTACAGGAAAAAATATTCATGAAACCAGGGAATGGATCATTCGCAATTCTCCTGTTCCGATTGGAACGGTTCCTCTCTACCAAACTTTGGAGAAGGTAAAGGGAAAGGTAGAAGATCTAAACATTGGTGTCTTTTTAGAAACTCTGGAAGAACAAGCCGAACAAGGTGTGGATTATTTTACCATCCATGCGGGAGTTCTTCGGGATTACATCCACCTAACAGACAAACGAATCACGGGGATTGTCTCTCGGGGAGGATCCATCCTTGCGAAATGGTGTCACCACCATAAAAAAGAAAATTTTCTTTATGAACATTTTGACGCGATCTCCAAGGTCATGCAAAAATACGGAGTTTCCTATTCTTTGGGGGATGGCCTCCGACCTGGTTGCATCAATGATGCCAATGACGAAGCCCAGTTTGCAGAACTAAAAACTTTAGGGGAGTTAACAAAACGTGCTTGGGCCGATGATGTCCAAGTGATGGTGGAAGGCCCCGGACATGTTCCTATGCATCTCATCCAAGAGAATGTCCGGCTCCAAGAAGAGATTTGTATGGAAGCTCCCTTTTATACACTCGGGCCCCTGGTGACAGACATTGCTCCGGGGTATGACCATATCACTTCCGCCATTGGGGCAGCGATGATTGCCTGGTATGGAACGGCTATGCTTTGTTATGTGACACCCAAAGAACATTTGGGACTTCCAAACAAACAAGATGTTAAAGATGGGGTGATTGCTTATAAAATTGCAGCCCATGCGGCCGATCTTGCCAAAGGCCATCCTGGTGCCAAAGAAAGAGATGATCTTCTCAGCAAAGCTCGGTTTGAATTTCGATGGGAAGACCAGTTTGCCCTCTCACTCGATCCGGAACTCGCGCGTTCGTATCATGACGAATCCCTCCCACAGGATGGAATGAAAAAAGCCCATTTTTGTTCGATGTGCGGGCCTCATTTTTGTTCGATGCGGTTAACTACCGACTTACGAAAAGAAGCGGAAGAAGAAGTGGGTGCAGCAGAATCGAAAGAATAG
- a CDS encoding PilZ domain-containing protein, whose product MAPIQEKRKYVRVQPLENDPVEIHLMGTALLDVLKASDISVGGVGIIAPNHFDEWDMNETVEILVALPGDLEDFLAKGVIKQIGHKSKESGIYGVQFTQIGPKGKQDLQVYVNRMVRQGRELK is encoded by the coding sequence ATGGCACCCATCCAAGAAAAAAGGAAATATGTCCGCGTACAACCACTGGAAAACGATCCAGTCGAAATCCATTTGATGGGAACGGCCCTTCTTGACGTCTTAAAAGCGAGCGACATAAGTGTTGGGGGTGTAGGGATCATTGCCCCGAATCATTTTGATGAATGGGATATGAATGAAACTGTTGAAATCCTTGTGGCCCTTCCCGGTGATTTGGAAGATTTTTTGGCAAAAGGTGTGATCAAACAGATTGGCCATAAATCTAAAGAATCTGGGATTTACGGAGTTCAGTTCACGCAAATTGGGCCAAAAGGGAAACAGGACTTACAAGTTTATGTGAACCGAATGGTGAGACAGGGTCGTGAATTAAAGTAA